A stretch of the Zeugodacus cucurbitae isolate PBARC_wt_2022May chromosome 6, idZeuCucr1.2, whole genome shotgun sequence genome encodes the following:
- the LOC105209886 gene encoding uncharacterized protein LOC105209886, which translates to MIAGLRIVNTAPMRIHLKRNITGCIKKKCWNPQVSRRSLSTDASKNSECQGGAAGTDKKLPKQYKFISIGHILLDHTAVVSNSEIGVLKKYNVVENTKGVLDVKTLRALKKEICKSGKCVENPGGSALNTVRILTHFGNNALFIGLVGDDEAGNKLRKYFKENNIDVRLFTHKELPTGECVSILNKEARTETLYANIGASESVRVEHMQQAEKELQFLRPTERKQLIYVEGFIIPGRKKLCDFIVKNYVSGRRWLALNLSAEFIVRENFEEVMAYACAAYFVFGNGDEFCALADRMGFGGDSEKAIQTIFKYNCGPRILVITNDKDSILLVSNVEYGSAKPGKIFYRECKVDTIHDVVDTTGAGDSFVAGFLHAFLNNYKLKDCVAVGSAVASKVITTIGCNLPKDFNVNELTDKMTKMK; encoded by the exons ATGATAGCGGGCCTCCGGATCGTAAATACGGCGCCCATGCGAAtacatttaaaaagaaatattactggatgtataaaaaagaaatgctgGAACCCGCAAGTCAGTCGGCGGTCATTAAGCACGGATGCAAGTAAAAAT AGCGAATGCCAAGGAGGCGCCGCTGGAACGGACAAGAAGCTTCCAAA ACAATACAAATTCATTTCCATTGGACATATTTTGCTGGATCACACGGCTGTGGTGTCTAACAGTGAAATTGGCGTACTCAAAAAGTATAACGTTGTGGAAAATACCAAAGGGGTACTTGACGTCAAGACTTTGAGAGCATTGAAAAAGGAAATTTGCAAGAG CGGTAAATGTGTGGAAAATCCGGGTGGCTCAGCGCTCAATACGGTCCGGATACTAACCCATTTCGGCAACAATGCGCTCTTTATTGGTCTGGTTGGCGACGATGAAGCTGGAAATAAGTTGAGAAAGTACTTTAAAGAGAACAACATTGATGTACG TCTATTCACGCACAAGGAGTTGCCGACCGGAGAGTGTGTATCGATCTTAAATAAGGAAGCTCGCACCGAAACGCTTTACGCAAACATTGGCGCCTCGGAGAGCGTTCGTGTGGAGCATATGCAACAAGCCGAGAAGGAGTTACAGTTTCTGCGCCCCACCGAACGCAAACAACTCATCTATGTGGAGGGGTTCATCATACCGGGACGGAAAAAATTGTGCGACTTCATTGTTAAGAACTATGTGAGCGGTCGACGCTGGTTGGCGCTGAACTTGAGTGCCGAATTTATTGTACGTGAAAATTTCGAGGAGGTTATGGCATACGCATGCGCTGCGTACTTTGTATTCGGTAATGGCGACGAATTTTGTGCACTGGCAGATAGAATGGGTTTCGGTGGTGACTCGGAGAAGGCGATCCAAACGATATTTAAGTATAATTGCGGTCCGCGCATTTTAGTTATTACTAATGACAAGGATAGCATACTACTTGTCAGCAATGTGGAGTATGGTTCGGCTAAGCCAGGTAAAATCTTTTATCGCGAATGTAAAGTAGATACTATTCATGATGTTGTCGATACGACTGGTGCGGGTGATTCATTCGTCGCCGGCTTCTTACATGCCTTTCTGAATAACTACAAACTAAAGGATTGTGTGGCTGTTGGATCCGCCGTGGCGTCTAAGGTGATTACAACAATCGGTTGCAATCTGCCCAAAGATTTTAATGTTAATGAACTGACTGATAAAAtgacaaaaatgaaatga
- the LOC105209887 gene encoding adenosine kinase — protein sequence MLFFNRTMDYLQEIYGKVVGYVYGESSNNNIPRKIVAFGNVLLDHTAQLPNGETELLKRFQIPAESKGELDAETLAKLATEAAERVQFEVNPGGSALNTVRILKQLGTDALFFGAVGEDKAAEKLKEILQEREIEARLATVTDVPTGQCVCIVNKDTKTKALYANIGASAKFSVDHLRKAEHDETQAFLRPIERKQILYIEGFFVAQRQDVCDFIVRSYIRERRRLAINLNAEYIIKENFRSLRELARAAFFIFGNRKEHMTFAQQLGYESIDDAAKHLLEQSSTPKVIVVTNGREYVQLITNYEDEYSVPGAITFQSFHVPRVNAVVDSTGAGDAFVAAFLHAWLEKRPLSECVRVASDVAAKVVTVVGCNLP from the exons ATGCTTTTCTTTAATCGTACAATGGATTATCTACAAGAGATTTATGGCAAAGTTGTTGGATATGTATATGGTGAAAGCAGTAacaataatat ACCACGCAAAATAGTCGCTTTTGGTAACGTGTTGCTGGACCATACCGCGCAGCTTCCGAATGGCGAAACAGAGCTATTGAAACGCTTTCAAATACCGGCAGAATCGAAGGGAGAACTTGACGCGGAGACTTTAGCAAAGCTAGCAACGGAAGCAGCTGAACG TGTGCAATTTGAGGTAAATCCCGGTGGCTCAGCTTTGAATACAGTGCGTATACTCAAACAACTCGGTACAGATGCACTCTTCTTTGGCGCTGTGGGTGAAGATAAAGCAGCAGAGAAATTAAAGGAAATACTACAGGAACGTGAGATTGAAGCGAG ACTCGCCACGGTGACTGATGTGCCGACCGGCCAATGTGTCTGCATCGTCAACAAAGACACGAAAACAAAGGCATTGTACGCGAATATTGGCGCATCCGCCAAATTTTCCGTTGATCATTTACGAAAAGCCGAGCATGATGAGACACAGGCCTTTCTGCGACCCATCGAACGTAAACAAATACTTTACATCGAAGGTTTCTTTGTTGCGCAACGCCAAGACGTGTGTGACTTCATTGTGCGGAGCTACATTAGGGAGCGACGTCGCTTAGCAATCAATCTAAATGCCGAATATATTATCAAAGAAAACTTCAGATCACTGCGCGAGCTGGCGCGTGCAGCATTCTTCATTTTCGGCAATCGCAAAGAACACATGACTTTCGCGCAGCAGCTGGGTTACGAGTCAATCGATGATGCCGCCAAACATTTGCTGGAGCAAAGCAGCACACCAAAAGTGATTGTGGTGACAAATGGACGTGAATATGTACAGTTAATTACCAACTATGAGGATGAATACTCAGTGCCAGGTGCAATAACATTTCAAAGCTTCCACGTGCCACGCGTCAATGCAGTGGTGGACTCCACAGGTGCTGGTGATGCATTCGTGGCGGCATTCTTGCATGCTTGGCTAGAGAAACGCCCGCTGAgcgagtgtgtgcgtgtggcaaGCGATGTGGCGGCCAAAGTGGTGACGGTGGTGGGTTGCAATCTACCATGA
- the Adf1_31 gene encoding uncharacterized protein Adf1_31 produces the protein MGQKIESEFYLKLIKAVREKPILYEKNHKNYYNRNKRNEAWQDVANQTERPVSECKARWKLLRERFCKQMKRADGFMLIGNGETDENEWEYYKEMVFLKESIIPRRSHKEKDLSSSLEEPIINEMFINVNALTEDESNSSNSNLSKCTKRSLESNRSPGFDLAPLKIERIMDTDFHNSEKYETKRSTVNGGKHIGTATEDLGDELFVKNIANLIRDLPIEVKDRFQADMYTEVFRLRGLYRNC, from the exons ATGGGACAAAAAATTGAATCCGAATTCTATTTGAAACTAATAAAAGCGGTGCGTGAGAAACCAATTTTGTAcgagaaaaatcataaaaactatTACAATAGAAATAAACGCAATGAAGCTTGGCAAGATGTGGCTAATCAAACCGAACGACCAG TTAGTGAATGTAAAGCGCGCTGGAAGTTGTTGCGCGAGAGGTTCTGCAAGCAAATGAAAAGAGCTGATGGGTTTATGTTGATAGGCAATGGCGAGACGGATGAAAATGAATGGGAATACTACAAGGAAATGGTTTTTCTGAAAGAATCAATAATTCCGCGACG TTCGCACAAAGAAAAGGATTTAAGTTCCAGTTTGGAAGAGCCCataattaatgaaatgtttATAAACGTAAATGCTTTAACAGAAGATGAATCGAATTCATCCAATTCCAATTTATCAAAGTGCACGAAGCGTTCGCTTGAAAGCAACAGGTCGCCGGGATTCGATCTAGCGCCATTGAAGATTGAGCGTATAATGGATACTGATTTTCATAATtctgaaaagtatgaaacaaaacGTTCCACAGTTAACGGCGGCAAACATATTGGCACGGCGACAGAAGATTTAGGTGAtgaattatttgtgaaaaatattgcaaatttaatacgCGACCTGCCAATAGAAGTTAAGGATCGCTTTCAGGCGGACATGTATACGGAAGTTTTCCGTTTGAGGGGACTTTATCGGAACtgttaa
- the LOC105209889 gene encoding growth arrest and DNA damage-inducible protein GADD45 alpha, producing the protein MVVDASHIQHFNNNQVMSSISLEQQLESLSEKKQQNKSMDYSKIGRTVKSALLKAQAESRVIVGLSAAIQVLSKSPEGSLFCLMAMPQVGDSATHMHEVLLEAFCYENDIYVIKVDCPSKLSRILGKTVLESCCLVQKTWTGAEESGEEQLNKQEEMLVDYCEAYWDAPQHPIVELPVV; encoded by the coding sequence ATGGTTGTGGACGCATCGCATATACAACATTTCAATAACAACCAAGTCATGAGTAGCATCAGCTTGGAACAGCAGCTGGAGAGTCTCAGCGAAAAGAAACAGCAGAACAAATCAATGGATTACTCGAAAATCGGACGCACTGTCAAATCGGCGCTGCTGAAGGCACAAGCCGAATCGCGTGTCATTGTGGGACTTAGCGCCGCCATACAAGTGCTCTCCAAGTCACCGGAGGGTTCACTCTTCTGTCTGATGGCCATGCCACAAGTCGGTGACTCCGCCACACATATGCACGAAGTGCTGTTGGAAGCCTTCTGCTATGAGAACGACATCTATGTGATCAAGGTGGATTGCCCGAGCAAATTGAGCCGCATTCTGGGCAAAACTGTGCTGGAATCTTGCTGTCTGGTGCAGAAGACCTGGACTGGCGCCGAAGAGTCCGGTGAGGAGCAACTCAACAAGCAAGAGGAGATGTTAGTCGATTACTGCGAGGCATACTGGGATGCACCACAACATCCCATTGTTGAATTGCCAGTCGTGTGA